One Elaeis guineensis isolate ETL-2024a chromosome 10, EG11, whole genome shotgun sequence genomic window carries:
- the LOC105059750 gene encoding uncharacterized protein isoform X2: protein MAEVVVAKSLLFSFLFFLHNVCSSVETLVEGALSLGDGFVQSTIQNAMWACITLPYPDIPIVLYVKSSVVPSGREIAEFTERMMKSIDNHALIRERILGLFADISHVGEFEQKKPSWEDELIFPSRRELLGHDNRPVSATKTIVHDSVVPITNPATTPITVPSTNPAPAIITVPSTNPVTVFPTNPTTAPITVPPLDPVPTPIMVPPSNPMPTPATTPVVPTTNPAMTPTTLPVSPPVTNPVTTYPYPPSGSTPSLTPPVTVPSTVPVSPTISGQTWCVAKTGALDVALQMALDYACGIGGADCSTIQPTGSCYNPDSLQAHASYAFNSYYQKNPVPTSCDFGGTAMIVNVNPSSGSCIYPSSSSVSGFSPATTTTGSSSGSSVLNTNNTGDSGTVFGSNNPAGATNDSFSLAAGWIFLLFVLTIACITGNI from the exons ATGGCTGAAGTGGTTGTGGCTAAGAGCCTTCtgttctccttcctcttctttcttcacaATGTTTGCTCTTCAG TAGAGACACTTGTAGAGGGAGCACTGAGCTTGGGAGATGGCTTTGTTCAATCCACCATCCAAAATGCTATGTGGGCTTGCATTACTCTACCTTATCCTGACATCCCCATAGTTCTGTATGTGAAGAGCTCTGTTGTGCCAAGTGGCAGGGAAATAGCTGAATTTACTGAGAGaatgatgaaatctatcgataACCATGCTCTGATAAGAGAAAGGATTTTGGGACTGTTTGCTGATATATCCCATGTTGGAGAATTTGAGCAGAAGAAACCTAGTTGGGAGGATGAATTAATCTTCCCGTCTCGTAGAGAACTTCTTGGCCATGATAATAGACCCGTATCTGCAACCAAAACAATAGTCCATGATTCTGTCGTCCCAATAACGAACCCTGCAACAACACCTATAACAGTTCCCTCGACAAACCCAGCACCAGCAATTATCACTGTACCCTCTACCAATCCTGTTACAGTTTTTCCCACAAATCCCACCACAGCACCTATTACTGTTCCCCCCTTGGATCCTGTACCCACACCAATCATGGTCCCTCCGTCAAATCCCATGCCAACACCTGCCACAACACCAGTAGTGCCTACGACTAATCCTGCTATGACACCCACAACACTCCCTGTCAGCCCACCGGTAACCAACCCTGTGACAACCTATCCATATCCACCATCTGGGAGCACACCATCTTTAACACCACCGGTAACAGTGCCGAGCACAGTCCCTGTTTCACCAACAATTTCTGGGCAGACTTGGTGCGTGGCCAAGACTGGGGCTTTGGATGTGGCACTCCAGATGGCACTGGATTATGCTTGTGGGATTGGAGGAGCAGACTGCTCCACAATTCAACCAACAGGGAGCTGCTACAATCCAGACTCCCTCCAAGCCCATGCCTCATATGCCTTCAACAGCTACTACCAGAAGAATCCAGTGCCAACAAGCTGCGATTTTGGAGGAACAGCAATGATCGTCAATGTTAATCCAA GCTCAGGAAGTTGCATATACCCATCTTCCAG TTCTGTTTCTGGTTTCAGTCCTGCTACCACCACTACTGGTTCCAGTTCAGGTTCATCAGTTTTGAACACCAATAACACAGGTGACTCTGGTACAGTTTTTGGGTCCAACAACCCTGCAGGCGCTACAAACGATTCATTCTCTCTTGCTGCTGG
- the LOC105059750 gene encoding uncharacterized protein isoform X1, producing the protein MAEVVVAKSLLFSFLFFLHNVCSSGTIVGFSYDAREENPASRSPIKTLSFLQKNMVSSSQFKVFLTDPGAFIDLPPNTGISVDLFVDQLKLFKQVKSKDSTTSWLKTHLVDTLPYLNISNILVGSTEQSLPLLLSTLSSIETSLKSFDLDKSIGVSAMFPFSTLMTLDESNNKNLLKLMNFIKNSKSFVAVETLVEGALSLGDGFVQSTIQNAMWACITLPYPDIPIVLYVKSSVVPSGREIAEFTERMMKSIDNHALIRERILGLFADISHVGEFEQKKPSWEDELIFPSRRELLGHDNRPVSATKTIVHDSVVPITNPATTPITVPSTNPAPAIITVPSTNPVTVFPTNPTTAPITVPPLDPVPTPIMVPPSNPMPTPATTPVVPTTNPAMTPTTLPVSPPVTNPVTTYPYPPSGSTPSLTPPVTVPSTVPVSPTISGQTWCVAKTGALDVALQMALDYACGIGGADCSTIQPTGSCYNPDSLQAHASYAFNSYYQKNPVPTSCDFGGTAMIVNVNPSSGSCIYPSSSSVSGFSPATTTTGSSSGSSVLNTNNTGDSGTVFGSNNPAGATNDSFSLAAGWIFLLFVLTIACITGNI; encoded by the exons ATGGCTGAAGTGGTTGTGGCTAAGAGCCTTCtgttctccttcctcttctttcttcacaATGTTTGCTCTTCAG GAACCATTGTGGGTTTCTCATACGATGCAAGGGAAGAGAATCCTGCCTCGAGATCTCCCATAAAGACACTGTCTTTCCTTCAGAAGAATATGGTGTCTTCCTCTCAGTTTAAGGTCTTTCTCACGGACCCAGGAGCATTCATAGATTTACCACCCAACACTGGAATCTCTGTTGATCTCTTTGTGGACCAACTCAAACTGTTTAAGCAAGTGAAATCTAAGGATTCCACCACCTCATGGCTCAAAACCCATCTTGTAGACACTCTCCCCTATTTGAACATCAGTAACATTCTAGTTGGCAGTACTGAACAAAGCCTACCTTTGCTTCTTTCCACCTTGAGCTCGATAGAGACTTCTCTCAAGAGCTTTGATCTTGATAAAAGCATTGGTGTCTCAGCCATGTTTCCCTTCTCCACCCTTATGACCTTGGACGAATCTAACAATAAAAATCTGCTGAAGCTAATGAACTTTATAAAGAACTCCAAGTCTTTTGTGGCAGTAGAGACACTTGTAGAGGGAGCACTGAGCTTGGGAGATGGCTTTGTTCAATCCACCATCCAAAATGCTATGTGGGCTTGCATTACTCTACCTTATCCTGACATCCCCATAGTTCTGTATGTGAAGAGCTCTGTTGTGCCAAGTGGCAGGGAAATAGCTGAATTTACTGAGAGaatgatgaaatctatcgataACCATGCTCTGATAAGAGAAAGGATTTTGGGACTGTTTGCTGATATATCCCATGTTGGAGAATTTGAGCAGAAGAAACCTAGTTGGGAGGATGAATTAATCTTCCCGTCTCGTAGAGAACTTCTTGGCCATGATAATAGACCCGTATCTGCAACCAAAACAATAGTCCATGATTCTGTCGTCCCAATAACGAACCCTGCAACAACACCTATAACAGTTCCCTCGACAAACCCAGCACCAGCAATTATCACTGTACCCTCTACCAATCCTGTTACAGTTTTTCCCACAAATCCCACCACAGCACCTATTACTGTTCCCCCCTTGGATCCTGTACCCACACCAATCATGGTCCCTCCGTCAAATCCCATGCCAACACCTGCCACAACACCAGTAGTGCCTACGACTAATCCTGCTATGACACCCACAACACTCCCTGTCAGCCCACCGGTAACCAACCCTGTGACAACCTATCCATATCCACCATCTGGGAGCACACCATCTTTAACACCACCGGTAACAGTGCCGAGCACAGTCCCTGTTTCACCAACAATTTCTGGGCAGACTTGGTGCGTGGCCAAGACTGGGGCTTTGGATGTGGCACTCCAGATGGCACTGGATTATGCTTGTGGGATTGGAGGAGCAGACTGCTCCACAATTCAACCAACAGGGAGCTGCTACAATCCAGACTCCCTCCAAGCCCATGCCTCATATGCCTTCAACAGCTACTACCAGAAGAATCCAGTGCCAACAAGCTGCGATTTTGGAGGAACAGCAATGATCGTCAATGTTAATCCAA GCTCAGGAAGTTGCATATACCCATCTTCCAG TTCTGTTTCTGGTTTCAGTCCTGCTACCACCACTACTGGTTCCAGTTCAGGTTCATCAGTTTTGAACACCAATAACACAGGTGACTCTGGTACAGTTTTTGGGTCCAACAACCCTGCAGGCGCTACAAACGATTCATTCTCTCTTGCTGCTGG